In the genome of Thiomicrospira aerophila AL3, one region contains:
- a CDS encoding IS5 family transposase yields the protein MKPKTPPKNPNQDLFRPLLVDIINPEHELARLEGLIDWAFFEREWAGYFPSTTGRPATSPRLIAGLFYLQHLYGHSDEGVLSAFLQSPYYQHFCGCVHFEHQLPIDPSSLVRWRKRVGEEGLEWLHTHSIQAAVNAKMVKPKSFEEILVDTTVMEKAITHPTDSKLLETARQRLVKQAQAQGINLRQNYNKVAPRQAIQTGRYAHAKQFKRMRQSLKKQRTYLGRIVRDVERKAQQITDGLKHELSLAKRLLSQKPKDKNKLYSLHAPEVECIGKGKSRKPYEFGVKVTVATTLKEGLVVGMRSLAGNPYDGHTLHEALEQKEILTDMPTKLVCVDRGYKGHWIEQSKVLISGQKRGMTASLKRKLKRRSAIDASIGHMKTEGRLDRCTLKGQLGDAMFALLCGAGHNLRLILNFLRDFLAFLWTAIWQSEWIKENIRTKKRKIKVA from the coding sequence ATGAAGCCCAAAACACCGCCCAAAAACCCCAACCAAGATTTGTTTCGACCCTTGTTGGTTGACATCATCAATCCTGAACATGAACTCGCCCGATTAGAAGGCCTCATCGACTGGGCGTTTTTTGAGCGTGAATGGGCCGGGTATTTCCCCTCAACCACTGGACGACCTGCGACCTCACCGCGTTTGATTGCCGGTTTGTTTTATCTGCAACATCTCTACGGCCACAGTGATGAAGGGGTATTGAGTGCCTTTTTGCAATCACCTTACTACCAGCACTTTTGTGGTTGTGTGCACTTTGAACATCAACTGCCGATTGACCCCAGTTCACTTGTGCGCTGGCGTAAACGGGTCGGTGAAGAAGGGTTAGAATGGTTACACACCCACAGCATTCAGGCGGCCGTCAACGCCAAGATGGTCAAGCCCAAATCCTTTGAAGAGATTCTGGTTGATACCACGGTCATGGAAAAAGCCATCACCCATCCAACCGACTCCAAGCTGTTAGAAACCGCACGACAACGCCTGGTTAAACAAGCCCAAGCGCAAGGCATCAACCTTCGCCAAAACTACAACAAAGTCGCCCCTAGACAAGCGATACAAACAGGCCGCTATGCGCACGCCAAACAATTCAAACGCATGCGCCAAAGCCTCAAAAAACAACGCACCTACCTCGGGCGGATTGTTCGAGATGTAGAGCGTAAAGCGCAACAGATAACCGATGGGTTAAAGCATGAACTGAGTCTAGCCAAACGCCTACTCAGCCAAAAACCCAAGGACAAAAACAAACTCTACAGCCTGCATGCGCCGGAAGTCGAATGCATCGGTAAAGGTAAAAGCCGCAAACCCTACGAGTTCGGTGTGAAAGTCACTGTAGCGACCACCTTAAAAGAAGGCTTAGTGGTGGGGATGCGCAGCCTAGCGGGCAACCCCTATGACGGGCATACTCTACATGAAGCCTTAGAACAAAAAGAAATCCTCACCGACATGCCAACCAAACTGGTGTGTGTCGATAGAGGCTATAAAGGCCATTGGATTGAACAGAGTAAGGTGCTGATAAGCGGCCAAAAGCGTGGCATGACCGCGAGCTTAAAGAGAAAGCTCAAACGCAGAAGTGCCATAGACGCGAGCATCGGGCATATGAAAACCGAAGGACGATTAGACCGTTGCACGCTAAAAGGACAGCTAGGTGATGCGATGTTTGCGCTGTTATGCGGTGCAGGTCACAATCTGCGGTTAATCCTAAACTTCCTGCGGGATTTTTTGGCTTTTTTATGGACGGCTATCTGGCAAAGCGAATGGATTAAGGAAAACATTCGTACGAAAAAGCGCAAAATTAAAGTGGCTTGA